The Punica granatum isolate Tunisia-2019 chromosome 4, ASM765513v2, whole genome shotgun sequence genome has a window encoding:
- the LOC116204798 gene encoding probable LRR receptor-like serine/threonine-protein kinase RFK1 isoform X1: MSGEKILAFFIIALSCFRLLRFAESKVPQEEVDALREITGAMGAKYWDFDADSCEIRKVGLTQDPPKGSESSIGCSCNVGNDTFCHVVRIALKGYNLTGILPPPLARLPYLQEIDFTRNLLTGTIPAEWASLKLTSIVLLVNQLSGKIPKTLGDITSLTYLSLEANQFSGTVPPELGNLVNLQTLMLSSNNLTGNLPTTLAGLRNLTDFRINDNNFNGTIPDFISNWKQLSRLEMHSSGLEGPIPPRISTLSSMEIMRISDISGPRQPFPMLANMTNLVVLVLRSCNLSEQIPSYIWTMPSLEMLDVSFNRLVGQIPPMISWKRLRYIFLSGNILSGPIPDSILKDGISMDLSYNNFTWQSSGQPVCQEQMNLNLNLFRSSSPLNNLSRVVPCLDNFRCPSYSSCLHVNCGGEDTEGKDYKRRFLYQGDGDVGGGTAKYYLNRDQYWGFSSTGDFMDDNDFQNLRYTVSLQSPNPNLTNLQSTARRSPISLSYFHYCLENGNYTVTLHFAEIEFTNDRTYNSLGRRVFDIYVQDKLVKKDFDIEVAAGGAQKPTVEIYNVTLMDNILDVRLYWAGKGTTRIPRRGVYGPLISAIAVVSDTKVCPSGRKGSTVRIVIGIGVGALSLVFVLLSFLWWKYCSRRKAALEKGMLGLEQQTVLFTLKQIKVATDDFDPANKIGEGGFGPVFKGQLNDGTVIAVKQHSPKSGQGNREFLNEIGIISCLQHPNLVKLYGCCIEGDQLLLVYEYMENNSLARALFGPGNYRLHLDWFTRRNICIGIAKGLCFLHDESELKIVHRDIKATNVLLDRDLNPKISDFGLARLDEEEKTHISTRVAGTIGYMAPEYALWGYLTDKADVYSFGVVALEIVCGKSNNSFVPSADCICLLDWACQKQHNGSLMEIVDEYLTLGVNQEEVEKVVKVAVLCTNASPSLRPTMSEVVRMLEGEISIPDVIPEPANYREDLRFKAMRDLRKHRSNQNYSRSQSHTQNSLTFGSSTAYSQEFCEISRESRQ, encoded by the exons ATGTCAGGCGAGAAAATCTTGGCCTTCTTCATCATAGCTCTGAGCTGCTTCAGGTTGCTCAGATTTGCAGAGTCAAAGGTTCCCCAGGAAGAAG TGGACGCTCTCCGTGAGATCACGGGTGCGATGGGTGCAAAGTATTGGGATTTCGATGCCGATTCTTGCGAAATTCGAAAGGTTGGGTTGACACAGGACCCGCCAAAGGGATCTGAGAGCAGCATTGGGTGTTCGTGCAATGTTGGGAATGACACCTTCTGTCATGTCGTAAGGAT CGCTTTAAAGGGTTATAATCTTACCGGGATCCTCCCACCTCCGCTAGCTCGGCTTCCATACCTTCAGGAGAT CGATTTTACTCGCAACCTCCTCACTGGTACAATACCTGCAGAGTGGGCTTCACTGAAGCTGACTTCAAT TGTTCTTCTCGTGAACCAGTTATCAGGAAAAATACCGAAAACTTTAGGGGACATCACCTCTCTCACATATCT CTCTCTTGAAGCAAACCAATTTTCTGGCACTGTTCCTCCTGAGCTTGGGAATTTAGTCAATTTGCAAACTTT GATGTTGTCCTCCAATAACTTGACGGGAAACTTGCCAACCACATTGGCAGGGCTGAGGAATCTGACCGACTT TCGAATTAATGATAACAACTTCAATGGCACGATACCTGACTTCATCTCGAACTGGAAGCAGTTGTCAAGATT AGAGATGCATTCGAGTGGGCTTGAAGGACCGATACCACCACGAATTTCCACCTTGAGTAGCATGGAGATAAT GAGAATCAGCGATATAAGTGGGCCTCGGCAGCCGTTTCCCATGCTTGCAAACATGACGAACCTTGTGGTGCT GGTTTTACGAAGTTGTAACTTATCAGAACAAATTCCTTCTTACATTTGGACAATGCCGAGTCTAGAAATGTT AGATGTTAGCTTTAACAGATTAGTCGGGCAAATTCCACCAATGATCAGTTGGAAACGATTAAGATACAT TTTTCTCAGTGGCAACATACTAAGTGGCCCTATACCGGACTCAATACTGAAGGATGGGATCAGCAT GGATCTCTCGTACAACAATTTCACATGGCAAAGCTCTGGGCAACCTGTTTGTCAAGAACAAAT GAATCTGAACTTAAATTTGTTCAGGAGCTCTTCACCACTTAATAACTT AAGTCGAGTTGTTCCGTGCTTGGACAATTTCCGCTGCCCAAGTT ATTCGAGTTGTTTGCACGTAAATTGTGGCGGAGAAGACACTGAGGGCAAGGATTACAAACGACGATTTCTGTACCAAGGAGATGGAGATGTGGGAGGTGGGACTGCAAAGTATTACTTAAATCGAGATCAGTACTGGGGATTTAGTAGCACTGGAGACTTTATGGATGACAATGATTTCCAAAATCTGCGCTACACTGTGTCTCTTCAGTCACCGAACCCAAATCTGACCAATTTGCAATCGACAGCTCGGAGATCTCCAATTTCCCTTAGCTACTTTCACTATTGCTTGGAGAATGGAAACTACACCGTGACTCTACACTTTGCAGAGATCGAGTTTACGAACGACAGAACATACAATAGCCTTGGCAGGCGCGTGTTTGATATCTATGTTCAG GACAAGTTAGTTAAAAAGGACTTTGACATCGAGGTGGCGGCTGGTGGGGCTCAGAAGCCGACGGTAGAGATATATAATGTTACTCTGATGGATAACATTTTGGATGTTCGCCTTTACTGGGCGGGCAAAGGAACAACAAGAATTCCTAGGAGGGGTGTTTATGGGCCCCTCATTTCGGCTATTGCTGTAGTTTCCG ATACCAAAGTTTGTCCAAGCGGTAGGAAAGGAAGTACTGTCCGTATTGTTATCGGCATTGGAGTGGGTGCACTTTCCCTTGTCTTCGTGTTGCTCTCATTTCTTTGGTGGAAGTACTGTTCCCGTAGAAAAGCTGCATTAGAAAAAG GGATGCTAGGATTAGAACAACAGACAGTGCTATTCACATTAAAACAGATAAAGGTCGCGACTGATGACTTTGACCCAGCGAACAAGATTGGAGAAGGAGGGTTCGGTCCCGTCTTCAAG GGTCAATTAAATGACGGTACTGTGATAGCGGTGAAGCAGCATTCACCTAAATCTGGACAGGGAAACCGTGAATTTCTCAACGAGATCGGAATAATTTCTTGCCTTCAACACCCGAATCTTGTCAAGCTTTATGGATGCTGCATCGAAGGAGATCAACTGTTACTGGTCTACGAATATATGGAGAACAATAGCCTTGCTCGTGCATTGTTCG GCCCAGGAAACTATCGGCTTCATCTGGATTGGTTCACAAGGCGTAACATCTGTATTGGCATTGCTAAAGGTCTTTGCTTTCTTCATGATGAATCTGAGCTCAAGATTGTGCATAGAGATATCAAAGCTACTAATGTGCTCCTTGATCGAGACTTGAACCCGAAGATCTCGGACTTTGGGTTGGCGAggcttgatgaagaagagaagaCCCATATCAGTACACGAGTTGCCGGTACCAT AGGATATATGGCACCTGAATACGCTTTATGGGGTTACCTCACCGATAAGGCTGATGTATATAGCTTCGGAGTCGTGGCCCTGGAAATTGTTTGTGGAAAGAGCAACAACAGTTTTGTGCCAAGTGCGGATTGCATATGTCTCTTAGATTGG GCCTGCCAGAAACAGCACAATGGGAGCTTAATGGAAATTGTTGATGAGTATCTGACGCTCGGTGTAAACCAAGAAGAAGTTGAGAAGGTCGTCAAGGTGGCGGTCCTGTGCACAAATGCGTCTCCATCACTTAGGCCTACGATGTCTGAGGTTGTGAGGATGCTGGAGGGGGAAATTTCCATCCCTGATGTGATTCCTGAGCCTGCCAACTACCGTGAAGATTTAAGGTTTAAGGCAATGAGGGACCTCCGGAAGCATCGGAGCAATCAGAACTACAGTAGAAGCCAAAGCCACACGCAGAACTCTCTTACATTTGGGTCTTCCACAGCATATAGCCAAGAGTTCTGTGAAATCAGTCGCGAATCGAGACAGTAA
- the LOC116204798 gene encoding probable LRR receptor-like serine/threonine-protein kinase RFK1 isoform X2: MLGMTPSVMSALKGYNLTGILPPPLARLPYLQEIDFTRNLLTGTIPAEWASLKLTSIVLLVNQLSGKIPKTLGDITSLTYLSLEANQFSGTVPPELGNLVNLQTLMLSSNNLTGNLPTTLAGLRNLTDFRINDNNFNGTIPDFISNWKQLSRLEMHSSGLEGPIPPRISTLSSMEIMRISDISGPRQPFPMLANMTNLVVLVLRSCNLSEQIPSYIWTMPSLEMLDVSFNRLVGQIPPMISWKRLRYIFLSGNILSGPIPDSILKDGISMDLSYNNFTWQSSGQPVCQEQMNLNLNLFRSSSPLNNLSRVVPCLDNFRCPSYSSCLHVNCGGEDTEGKDYKRRFLYQGDGDVGGGTAKYYLNRDQYWGFSSTGDFMDDNDFQNLRYTVSLQSPNPNLTNLQSTARRSPISLSYFHYCLENGNYTVTLHFAEIEFTNDRTYNSLGRRVFDIYVQDKLVKKDFDIEVAAGGAQKPTVEIYNVTLMDNILDVRLYWAGKGTTRIPRRGVYGPLISAIAVVSDTKVCPSGRKGSTVRIVIGIGVGALSLVFVLLSFLWWKYCSRRKAALEKGMLGLEQQTVLFTLKQIKVATDDFDPANKIGEGGFGPVFKGQLNDGTVIAVKQHSPKSGQGNREFLNEIGIISCLQHPNLVKLYGCCIEGDQLLLVYEYMENNSLARALFGPGNYRLHLDWFTRRNICIGIAKGLCFLHDESELKIVHRDIKATNVLLDRDLNPKISDFGLARLDEEEKTHISTRVAGTIGYMAPEYALWGYLTDKADVYSFGVVALEIVCGKSNNSFVPSADCICLLDWACQKQHNGSLMEIVDEYLTLGVNQEEVEKVVKVAVLCTNASPSLRPTMSEVVRMLEGEISIPDVIPEPANYREDLRFKAMRDLRKHRSNQNYSRSQSHTQNSLTFGSSTAYSQEFCEISRESRQ; this comes from the exons ATGTTGGGAATGACACCTTCTGTCATGTC CGCTTTAAAGGGTTATAATCTTACCGGGATCCTCCCACCTCCGCTAGCTCGGCTTCCATACCTTCAGGAGAT CGATTTTACTCGCAACCTCCTCACTGGTACAATACCTGCAGAGTGGGCTTCACTGAAGCTGACTTCAAT TGTTCTTCTCGTGAACCAGTTATCAGGAAAAATACCGAAAACTTTAGGGGACATCACCTCTCTCACATATCT CTCTCTTGAAGCAAACCAATTTTCTGGCACTGTTCCTCCTGAGCTTGGGAATTTAGTCAATTTGCAAACTTT GATGTTGTCCTCCAATAACTTGACGGGAAACTTGCCAACCACATTGGCAGGGCTGAGGAATCTGACCGACTT TCGAATTAATGATAACAACTTCAATGGCACGATACCTGACTTCATCTCGAACTGGAAGCAGTTGTCAAGATT AGAGATGCATTCGAGTGGGCTTGAAGGACCGATACCACCACGAATTTCCACCTTGAGTAGCATGGAGATAAT GAGAATCAGCGATATAAGTGGGCCTCGGCAGCCGTTTCCCATGCTTGCAAACATGACGAACCTTGTGGTGCT GGTTTTACGAAGTTGTAACTTATCAGAACAAATTCCTTCTTACATTTGGACAATGCCGAGTCTAGAAATGTT AGATGTTAGCTTTAACAGATTAGTCGGGCAAATTCCACCAATGATCAGTTGGAAACGATTAAGATACAT TTTTCTCAGTGGCAACATACTAAGTGGCCCTATACCGGACTCAATACTGAAGGATGGGATCAGCAT GGATCTCTCGTACAACAATTTCACATGGCAAAGCTCTGGGCAACCTGTTTGTCAAGAACAAAT GAATCTGAACTTAAATTTGTTCAGGAGCTCTTCACCACTTAATAACTT AAGTCGAGTTGTTCCGTGCTTGGACAATTTCCGCTGCCCAAGTT ATTCGAGTTGTTTGCACGTAAATTGTGGCGGAGAAGACACTGAGGGCAAGGATTACAAACGACGATTTCTGTACCAAGGAGATGGAGATGTGGGAGGTGGGACTGCAAAGTATTACTTAAATCGAGATCAGTACTGGGGATTTAGTAGCACTGGAGACTTTATGGATGACAATGATTTCCAAAATCTGCGCTACACTGTGTCTCTTCAGTCACCGAACCCAAATCTGACCAATTTGCAATCGACAGCTCGGAGATCTCCAATTTCCCTTAGCTACTTTCACTATTGCTTGGAGAATGGAAACTACACCGTGACTCTACACTTTGCAGAGATCGAGTTTACGAACGACAGAACATACAATAGCCTTGGCAGGCGCGTGTTTGATATCTATGTTCAG GACAAGTTAGTTAAAAAGGACTTTGACATCGAGGTGGCGGCTGGTGGGGCTCAGAAGCCGACGGTAGAGATATATAATGTTACTCTGATGGATAACATTTTGGATGTTCGCCTTTACTGGGCGGGCAAAGGAACAACAAGAATTCCTAGGAGGGGTGTTTATGGGCCCCTCATTTCGGCTATTGCTGTAGTTTCCG ATACCAAAGTTTGTCCAAGCGGTAGGAAAGGAAGTACTGTCCGTATTGTTATCGGCATTGGAGTGGGTGCACTTTCCCTTGTCTTCGTGTTGCTCTCATTTCTTTGGTGGAAGTACTGTTCCCGTAGAAAAGCTGCATTAGAAAAAG GGATGCTAGGATTAGAACAACAGACAGTGCTATTCACATTAAAACAGATAAAGGTCGCGACTGATGACTTTGACCCAGCGAACAAGATTGGAGAAGGAGGGTTCGGTCCCGTCTTCAAG GGTCAATTAAATGACGGTACTGTGATAGCGGTGAAGCAGCATTCACCTAAATCTGGACAGGGAAACCGTGAATTTCTCAACGAGATCGGAATAATTTCTTGCCTTCAACACCCGAATCTTGTCAAGCTTTATGGATGCTGCATCGAAGGAGATCAACTGTTACTGGTCTACGAATATATGGAGAACAATAGCCTTGCTCGTGCATTGTTCG GCCCAGGAAACTATCGGCTTCATCTGGATTGGTTCACAAGGCGTAACATCTGTATTGGCATTGCTAAAGGTCTTTGCTTTCTTCATGATGAATCTGAGCTCAAGATTGTGCATAGAGATATCAAAGCTACTAATGTGCTCCTTGATCGAGACTTGAACCCGAAGATCTCGGACTTTGGGTTGGCGAggcttgatgaagaagagaagaCCCATATCAGTACACGAGTTGCCGGTACCAT AGGATATATGGCACCTGAATACGCTTTATGGGGTTACCTCACCGATAAGGCTGATGTATATAGCTTCGGAGTCGTGGCCCTGGAAATTGTTTGTGGAAAGAGCAACAACAGTTTTGTGCCAAGTGCGGATTGCATATGTCTCTTAGATTGG GCCTGCCAGAAACAGCACAATGGGAGCTTAATGGAAATTGTTGATGAGTATCTGACGCTCGGTGTAAACCAAGAAGAAGTTGAGAAGGTCGTCAAGGTGGCGGTCCTGTGCACAAATGCGTCTCCATCACTTAGGCCTACGATGTCTGAGGTTGTGAGGATGCTGGAGGGGGAAATTTCCATCCCTGATGTGATTCCTGAGCCTGCCAACTACCGTGAAGATTTAAGGTTTAAGGCAATGAGGGACCTCCGGAAGCATCGGAGCAATCAGAACTACAGTAGAAGCCAAAGCCACACGCAGAACTCTCTTACATTTGGGTCTTCCACAGCATATAGCCAAGAGTTCTGTGAAATCAGTCGCGAATCGAGACAGTAA